From Bradyrhizobium sp. AZCC 1610:
AGAGACGCTTCTCGAAGACATACGCCACGAAGGTCGGAATGATCGCCCCGACCCCCGGAATAAGCCCAAGGAAAAAGCCGATGCCGGTTCCGCGTCCGATGGCCCCAATAGAGCGGCGCCACTCCTCGCGCGAAGGCAGCAATGAGGCCAGGTCGGTCTTGATGACCTGGTGACGCGGTTGCCCGATGCCGAGCAGGATTTCGGCGACGCCGAACAGGCCCATCACGACGGGAATGAAACCGAGGCCGTCATAGAGGCTCGGAATGCCGAGCGTGAAGCGCGGAGCCCCGCGTACGGGATCGATCCCGACCATGGCAATCAGAAGCCCGAGTATTGCCATGGTGAGTCCGGCGAGCAGCGAACGGCCGCCGAGGCCGGTGATGAGGCAGAGGCCGACCAGCATCAGCGCGAAGAATTCCGGCGGACCGAACTTCAAGGCTACCTGCGCGAGCGGCGGGGCGACGACGACCAGCGCAATGGTCGCAACGATTCCGCCGACAAATGAGCCAATCGCAGCGATGCCCAGCGCGGTGCCGCCGCGGCCCTGTTTGGCCATCTGGTGCCCGTCGATACAGGTGATCACTGACGCAGCTTCGCCCGGCACGTTGATCAGCACCGAGGTCACCGTGCCTCCATACATCGCCCCATAGTAGATCGCGGAAAGCATAATGAGGGCGCCAGTCGGGTCGAGCTTGAAGGTCAGCGGTATCAAGATCGCGGTGCCGGCGGCAGGCCCGAGGCCGGGCAGCACGCCGATGAGCGTGCCCAGCAGGCAGCCGATGAGCGCGAAAGCGAGGTTCTGCAGGCTGAGCGCCGCCGTCAGGCCCGCCATCAGATGCGCAAGAGTGTCCATCGCGTGCCCTGCCTCACATCCCGAATGCGCCGATCGGCAACGGCACCTTGAGCCAGTGGTAGAAAACGTGGAAGACGCCGAAGCTTCCCGCGAGCGCCGTCAGCGTGATGGCGATCGGCGACCGTGCGCCGAGAATGAGCAGCACTCCCACGATGAATGGCAGCATGGTCAGCCGGTACCCGAGGGGCTCGAACAGGGCTGCCGCCGCCGTCAGGGCAATGAGTACGCCGATTGCCTGCAGCGCCATCCGCCGGTCCGGTGCAAGGCTGATGGCGGTGCCCTCGGCCGCCTTGGCCAGTGTCACTTGCACCAGGATCGCGGCGGAGAGGACCGCACCGATGAGGCTGAGCCAGAACGGAAAGAAGCCAGGGCCCGGGCCCAAGGCATCGGTCAGCGAATAGCCAAGGGACGTCACGAGCGCGGGCACGAAGATGCCAAGGAGGCACAAGCAGGCGACTTGCCAGCCCAATTTGAGAGCCTTGCTGCCGCTGGTCGGCATGGCTTCCTCCCTCGCCGCCGGGTATCGAGCATCCTTGGTGCGGCTCTGTCAGGCCGGCCGCTTCCTTGGCGCGTTGACGCTCGTTTTAACAGGCGCCGCGGATCATCTCGCAAACCT
This genomic window contains:
- a CDS encoding tripartite tricarboxylate transporter permease, which translates into the protein MDTLAHLMAGLTAALSLQNLAFALIGCLLGTLIGVLPGLGPAAGTAILIPLTFKLDPTGALIMLSAIYYGAMYGGTVTSVLINVPGEAASVITCIDGHQMAKQGRGGTALGIAAIGSFVGGIVATIALVVVAPPLAQVALKFGPPEFFALMLVGLCLITGLGGRSLLAGLTMAILGLLIAMVGIDPVRGAPRFTLGIPSLYDGLGFIPVVMGLFGVAEILLGIGQPRHQVIKTDLASLLPSREEWRRSIGAIGRGTGIGFFLGLIPGVGAIIPTFVAYVFEKRLSKTPERFGHGAIEGVAAPESANNAYANAAMIPLLTLGIPSSPTIAVLMGAFIINGLTPGPFLFQERPDLVWAVIASFFLGNILLLVLNLPFVGLWARILYLPHSYVWAGTLLFCIIGAYSLQQNVFDIGVMIVCGIIGYGMRKIDMPIAPLVLGLILGPFLEKSLRTSLEMSAGDFSIFFTRPLCLTLLVLAGIVLVASALRLPPRELREGSTT
- a CDS encoding tripartite tricarboxylate transporter TctB family protein; this translates as MPTSGSKALKLGWQVACLCLLGIFVPALVTSLGYSLTDALGPGPGFFPFWLSLIGAVLSAAILVQVTLAKAAEGTAISLAPDRRMALQAIGVLIALTAAAALFEPLGYRLTMLPFIVGVLLILGARSPIAITLTALAGSFGVFHVFYHWLKVPLPIGAFGM